The Paraburkholderia sp. SOS3 genome includes a region encoding these proteins:
- the gcl gene encoding glyoxylate carboligase: MAKMRAVDAAVLVLEKEGIDTAFGVPGAAINPFYSAMRKAGNISHVLARHVEGASHMAEGYTRAAPGNIGVCIGTSGPAGTDMITGLYSASADSIPILAITGQAPRARLYKEDFQAVDIESIAKPVTKWAVTVREPALVPRVFQQAFHLMRSGRPGPVLIDLPVDVQVAEIEFDIDTYEPLPVYKPKATRAQIEAALKMLNDAEKPLIVSGGGVINAAAEDLLVQFAETIGVPVIPTLMSWGAIPDDHPLMAGMVGLQTSHRYGNATMLASDFVLGIGNRWANRHTGSVEVYTKGRKFVHIDIEPTQIGRVFGPDLGIVSDAKAALELFVEVAKEWKAAGKLKNRGAWVEECQERKRTMLRKTHFDNVPVKPQRVYEEMNKAFGRDTCYVSTIGLSQIAAAQFLHVFKARNWINCGQAGPLGWTIPAALGVRAADPQRPIVALSGDYDFQFMIEELAAGAQFKLPYVHVVVNNSYLGLIRQAQRAFEMDYCVQLAFDNINAPEVEGYGVDHVKVAEGLGCKALRVFKPEDIQPALKKAQAMLSEFNVPVVVEVILERVTNISMGAEIDAVNEFEELAASHEDAPTSITALSALD; this comes from the coding sequence ATGGCCAAGATGAGAGCCGTCGACGCAGCCGTACTCGTGCTTGAAAAAGAAGGAATCGACACCGCGTTCGGCGTACCCGGCGCCGCGATCAATCCGTTCTACTCTGCGATGCGCAAGGCGGGCAACATCAGCCACGTGCTGGCTCGCCACGTCGAAGGCGCATCGCACATGGCCGAAGGCTACACGCGCGCCGCGCCGGGCAACATCGGCGTCTGTATCGGCACGTCGGGCCCCGCGGGCACCGACATGATCACGGGCCTCTACTCGGCATCGGCCGACTCGATTCCGATTCTCGCGATCACGGGCCAGGCGCCGCGCGCCCGCCTCTACAAGGAAGATTTCCAGGCCGTCGATATCGAATCGATCGCGAAGCCCGTCACCAAATGGGCCGTCACGGTGCGCGAGCCGGCGCTCGTGCCGCGCGTGTTCCAGCAAGCGTTCCACCTGATGCGCTCGGGCCGTCCGGGTCCCGTGCTGATCGACCTGCCGGTCGACGTCCAAGTGGCCGAGATCGAGTTCGACATCGACACCTACGAACCGCTGCCGGTCTACAAACCGAAGGCGACGCGCGCGCAGATCGAAGCCGCGCTCAAGATGCTCAACGACGCGGAAAAGCCGCTGATCGTCTCGGGCGGCGGCGTCATCAACGCGGCTGCCGAAGATCTGCTCGTGCAGTTCGCCGAAACGATCGGCGTGCCCGTGATTCCGACGCTGATGTCGTGGGGCGCGATTCCCGACGACCATCCGCTGATGGCCGGCATGGTCGGCCTGCAGACGTCGCACCGCTACGGCAACGCGACGATGCTCGCCTCCGACTTCGTGCTTGGCATCGGCAACCGCTGGGCCAACCGCCATACGGGCAGCGTCGAGGTGTATACGAAGGGCCGTAAATTCGTGCACATCGATATCGAGCCGACGCAGATCGGCCGCGTGTTCGGCCCCGATCTCGGCATCGTGTCCGACGCGAAGGCCGCGCTCGAACTGTTCGTCGAGGTCGCAAAGGAATGGAAGGCCGCGGGCAAGCTGAAGAACCGCGGCGCGTGGGTCGAGGAGTGCCAGGAGCGCAAGCGCACGATGCTGCGCAAGACGCACTTCGACAACGTGCCGGTCAAGCCGCAGCGCGTCTACGAAGAGATGAACAAGGCGTTCGGCCGCGACACCTGCTACGTGAGCACGATCGGCCTGTCGCAGATCGCCGCCGCGCAGTTCCTGCACGTGTTCAAGGCACGCAACTGGATCAACTGCGGCCAGGCGGGCCCGCTCGGCTGGACGATTCCCGCTGCGCTCGGCGTGCGTGCGGCCGATCCGCAGCGCCCGATCGTCGCGCTGTCCGGCGATTACGACTTCCAGTTCATGATCGAAGAACTGGCGGCCGGTGCGCAGTTCAAGCTGCCGTATGTGCACGTGGTGGTCAACAACTCGTATCTGGGCCTGATCCGCCAGGCGCAGCGCGCGTTCGAGATGGATTACTGCGTGCAACTGGCGTTCGACAATATCAACGCGCCCGAAGTGGAAGGCTACGGCGTCGATCACGTGAAGGTTGCCGAGGGTCTCGGCTGCAAGGCGCTGCGCGTGTTCAAGCCCGAAGACATCCAGCCGGCGCTCAAGAAAGCGCAGGCGATGCTGTCCGAATTCAACGTGCCGGTCGTCGTCGAAGTGATTCTCGAGCGTGTGACGAACATCTCGATGGGCGCCGAAATCGACGCAGTCAACGAGTTCGAAGAACTGGCCGCGTCGCACGAGGATGCGCCGACGTCGATCACCGCACTGAGCGCGCTCGATTGA
- a CDS encoding sulfate ABC transporter substrate-binding protein, whose product MAARRETTWRSTVRAKQFFASLAIGAAAVLGLAAQAHADTTLLNVSYDPTRELYQDINAAFGKQWKAQTGESITFRQSHGGSGAQARSVLDGLQADVVTLALAYDIDALANKGLVDKDWQKRLPDNASPYTSTIVFLVRKGNPKHIKDWDDLVKPGIAIVTPNPKTSGGARWNYLAAWAYALHQPGGSEQTAKAFVSKLYRNAGVLDSGARGATTSFVQRGIGDVLIAWENEAFLSIKEFGPDKFEIVVPSVSILAEPPVAVVDKVVDRHGTRKLAEAYLKFLYSEEGQEIAAKNFYRPRSNKVPAALTEKFPKLKLYTVDDTFGGWTNAQKTHFADGGVFDSIYSPQ is encoded by the coding sequence ATGGCGGCACGGCGGGAGACGACATGGCGCTCGACGGTGCGCGCGAAGCAATTCTTCGCTTCTCTGGCCATCGGTGCGGCTGCGGTGCTCGGACTGGCCGCACAGGCGCATGCTGATACGACGTTGCTCAATGTGTCGTACGACCCGACGCGCGAACTGTACCAGGACATCAATGCGGCATTCGGCAAGCAATGGAAGGCGCAGACCGGCGAGTCGATCACCTTCAGGCAGTCGCATGGCGGCTCGGGTGCACAGGCGCGCTCGGTGCTCGACGGGTTGCAGGCCGACGTCGTGACGCTCGCGCTCGCCTACGACATCGACGCGCTCGCGAACAAGGGTCTCGTCGATAAAGACTGGCAGAAGCGCTTGCCCGATAACGCCTCGCCGTACACGTCGACGATCGTATTTCTCGTGCGCAAGGGCAACCCGAAACACATCAAGGACTGGGACGATCTGGTGAAGCCGGGCATCGCGATCGTGACGCCGAACCCGAAGACGTCGGGCGGCGCACGCTGGAACTATCTGGCTGCATGGGCGTATGCGCTGCATCAGCCCGGCGGCAGCGAGCAGACGGCGAAGGCGTTCGTGTCGAAGCTCTACAGGAACGCGGGCGTGCTCGATTCCGGCGCGCGCGGCGCGACGACGAGCTTCGTGCAACGCGGTATCGGCGACGTGCTGATCGCATGGGAGAACGAGGCGTTCCTGTCGATCAAGGAGTTCGGACCGGACAAGTTCGAGATCGTGGTGCCGTCGGTCAGCATTCTCGCGGAGCCGCCCGTCGCGGTGGTCGACAAGGTCGTGGACCGCCATGGCACGCGCAAACTCGCCGAAGCGTATCTGAAGTTCCTGTACAGCGAAGAGGGGCAGGAGATCGCCGCAAAGAACTTCTACCGTCCGCGTTCGAACAAGGTGCCTGCGGCGCTGACCGAAAAGTTTCCGAAGCTTAAGCTCTACACGGTCGACGATACGTTCGGCGGCTGGACGAACGCGCAGAAGACGCACTTTGCCGACGGCGGCGTGTTCGATTCGATTTACTCGCCGCAGTAG
- the cysW gene encoding sulfate ABC transporter permease subunit CysW, whose protein sequence is MSDDSVVLSNTRRTASKAARADSPVTEPRAVRWILTTVALLFLVLFLVVPLAAVFYQALSKGLAFYFESLADPDAWSAIKLTLLTAALAVPLNLVFGLVASWCIAKFEFRGKALLTTLIDLPFSVSPVISGLIYVLLFGAQGWFGPWLQAHDVQIVFAVPGIVLATVFVTFPFVARELIPLMQAQGTDEEEAAHVLGASGWQIFRRVTLPNVKWGLLYGVILCNARAMGEFGAVSVVSGHIRGQTDTMPLHVEILYNEYNFSAAFAVASLLALLALVTLGLKLLAERHMSEESSSSRAGAQAAAASGIVAGVVAAQAGAAVPSSAAAGRRVQ, encoded by the coding sequence ATGAGCGACGACTCCGTCGTGCTGTCGAACACGCGTCGTACGGCCTCGAAAGCCGCGCGCGCCGACAGTCCGGTTACCGAGCCGCGCGCGGTCCGCTGGATTCTGACTACTGTCGCGTTGCTGTTTCTCGTGCTGTTTCTCGTCGTGCCGCTGGCCGCGGTGTTCTATCAGGCGTTGAGCAAAGGCCTCGCGTTCTATTTCGAGTCGCTCGCCGACCCCGACGCATGGTCCGCGATCAAGCTGACGCTGCTGACCGCGGCGCTCGCGGTGCCGCTCAATCTCGTGTTCGGGCTCGTGGCCTCGTGGTGTATCGCGAAGTTCGAGTTCCGCGGCAAGGCGCTGCTGACGACGCTGATCGATCTGCCGTTTTCGGTATCGCCCGTCATTTCAGGCTTGATCTATGTGCTGCTGTTCGGCGCGCAGGGCTGGTTCGGCCCGTGGCTGCAAGCGCATGACGTGCAGATCGTATTCGCGGTGCCGGGCATCGTGCTCGCGACCGTGTTCGTCACGTTCCCGTTCGTCGCGCGCGAACTGATTCCGTTGATGCAGGCGCAAGGCACCGACGAAGAAGAAGCCGCGCACGTGCTAGGCGCGTCGGGCTGGCAGATTTTCCGCCGCGTGACGCTGCCGAACGTGAAGTGGGGTCTGCTGTACGGCGTGATTCTGTGCAACGCGCGGGCGATGGGCGAGTTCGGTGCGGTGTCGGTCGTGTCGGGCCATATTCGCGGGCAGACCGACACGATGCCGCTGCACGTCGAAATTCTCTACAACGAATACAACTTCTCGGCGGCGTTCGCCGTGGCGTCGCTGCTCGCGTTGCTCGCGCTCGTGACGCTCGGCCTCAAGCTGCTTGCCGAGCGGCATATGTCGGAAGAGTCTTCGTCGTCGCGTGCCGGTGCGCAGGCCGCTGCCGCGTCCGGCATCGTGGCCGGCGTGGTCGCCGCTCAAGCGGGCGCGGCGGTGCCGTCGAGCGCGGCCGCCGGCCGCCGGGTTCAATAA
- a CDS encoding LysR family transcriptional regulator, whose amino-acid sequence MDRFKQIETFVRVADSGSLAAAALEEGVSPVILGRRIDALEKRLGVKLMYRSTRRLVVSEEGAVFLERCRGLLAEWDQAENELSAGHRAVGGHLIVSAPAAFGRKHVAPLAPPFLADKPELQVSFNLTDRVVDLVREGYDLSIRIGGAVDPNFVAVKLASNRRVVCGTPEYFDRYGRPKTLEDLPGHNCLAFNLQGGQNRGWYFRRNGKRATVRVGGSLDCNDGELLHRWVSEGLGLGWRSTWEVQQQLARGELETVLDEYALPEYDILAVYPQQRFVPAKVRYFIDYLKDVYARPGYWTGEA is encoded by the coding sequence ATGGACCGCTTCAAACAGATCGAAACCTTCGTGCGGGTGGCCGACTCCGGCAGCCTCGCGGCCGCGGCGCTCGAGGAGGGCGTCTCGCCGGTCATTCTGGGCCGCCGTATCGACGCGCTCGAAAAGCGGCTCGGCGTCAAGCTGATGTACCGGTCGACGCGGCGGCTCGTCGTCAGCGAGGAGGGCGCGGTGTTTCTCGAACGCTGCCGTGGGCTGCTGGCCGAATGGGATCAGGCGGAAAACGAACTGTCGGCCGGGCACCGCGCGGTCGGCGGCCACCTGATCGTGTCGGCGCCGGCCGCGTTCGGCCGCAAGCACGTCGCGCCGCTCGCGCCGCCGTTTCTTGCCGACAAGCCGGAGTTACAGGTGTCGTTCAATCTGACCGACCGCGTCGTCGATCTCGTGCGCGAAGGCTACGACCTGTCGATTCGCATCGGCGGCGCCGTCGATCCGAACTTCGTCGCGGTCAAGCTCGCGTCGAACCGGCGCGTCGTGTGCGGCACGCCCGAGTACTTCGACAGATATGGCCGGCCGAAAACGCTCGAAGACCTGCCCGGGCACAATTGTCTCGCTTTCAACCTGCAAGGCGGCCAGAACCGCGGCTGGTATTTCCGGCGCAACGGCAAGCGCGCGACCGTGCGTGTCGGCGGCTCGCTCGACTGCAACGACGGCGAGCTGCTCCATCGTTGGGTATCCGAAGGCCTCGGCCTCGGCTGGCGCTCGACGTGGGAAGTGCAACAGCAACTCGCGCGCGGCGAGCTCGAAACCGTACTCGACGAATACGCGCTGCCCGAGTACGACATTCTTGCCGTGTATCCGCAGCAGCGCTTCGTGCCGGCCAAGGTGCGCTATTTCATCGACTATCTGAAAGACGTTTACGCGCGGCCCGGCTACTGGACGGGCGAGGCGTAG
- a CDS encoding asparaginase, producing the protein MNTSSSSPSAASCSALPRIAVLATGGTIAGSAQDATRTAGYQAGVVGVGQLLAAVPALAALANIRAEQVASIDSKDMSLALWTTLAQRVNALLAADDIDGIVITHGTDTLEETAYLLHLSVKSTKPVVLTAAMRPSSALSADGPLNLLNALSVAASRAAHGQGVLVAFNNRIHSARDVVKTSTFAVDAFQSPEVGALGWVQDGRVEFQRRVVRPHTTATAFAIEATANDSWPAVEIVASYAGASRVTVDALVKAAVRGIVVAGTGNGSIHASLQQALADAAAQGIAVVRASRVGSGHVMHNGAASDDTLGFVSANALNPYKARVLLLLALAAGNTTQAALQRVFDLY; encoded by the coding sequence ATGAATACCTCTTCTTCGTCGCCTTCCGCCGCGTCCTGTAGCGCATTGCCGCGCATCGCCGTGCTCGCGACCGGCGGCACGATCGCCGGCTCCGCACAGGATGCGACCCGCACCGCCGGCTATCAGGCCGGCGTCGTCGGTGTCGGGCAACTGCTTGCGGCCGTGCCCGCGCTTGCGGCACTCGCGAACATCCGGGCCGAACAGGTCGCGAGCATCGACAGCAAGGACATGTCGCTCGCTTTGTGGACCACGCTCGCGCAACGCGTCAACGCGCTGCTCGCCGCCGACGACATCGACGGCATCGTCATCACGCACGGCACCGACACGCTCGAGGAAACCGCCTATCTGCTGCATCTGAGCGTGAAGAGCACGAAGCCCGTCGTGCTGACCGCGGCAATGCGGCCCTCGAGTGCGCTGTCGGCCGATGGCCCGCTCAATCTGCTCAATGCGCTCAGCGTCGCGGCGAGCCGCGCGGCCCACGGCCAGGGTGTGCTCGTCGCGTTCAATAACCGCATTCACAGCGCACGCGATGTGGTGAAGACGAGCACGTTCGCCGTCGACGCATTCCAGTCGCCGGAAGTCGGCGCGCTCGGTTGGGTGCAGGATGGGCGCGTCGAATTTCAGCGCCGCGTCGTGCGCCCGCATACGACGGCCACCGCGTTCGCGATCGAAGCGACGGCGAACGATAGCTGGCCTGCTGTCGAAATCGTCGCGAGTTACGCGGGCGCAAGCCGCGTGACGGTCGATGCCCTCGTGAAGGCCGCTGTGCGCGGCATCGTCGTCGCGGGCACGGGTAACGGGTCGATTCACGCGTCGCTGCAGCAAGCACTCGCAGACGCGGCTGCGCAGGGCATCGCAGTCGTACGCGCATCGCGTGTCGGTTCGGGGCATGTGATGCACAACGGTGCGGCATCGGACGACACGCTCGGCTTTGTCAGCGCGAATGCACTGAATCCCTATAAGGCGCGTGTTCTGCTGCTGCTGGCGCTGGCGGCCGGCAACACGACGCAAGCGGCGTTGCAGCGCGTATTCGATCTTTACTGA
- a CDS encoding sulfate/molybdate ABC transporter ATP-binding protein, which produces MGITVRNLHKRFGDFTALDNVSLDFPPGELVALLGPSGCGKTTLLRVIAGLEFADDGQVVLQGQDVAEVRARERQVGFVFQHYALFRHMTVFENVAFGLRVKPRNERPSEAAIREKVHELLKLVQLDWLAPRYPSELSGGQRQRIALARALAVEPKVLLLDEPFGALDAKVRKELRGWLRRLHDDLHISTIFVTHDQEEALEVADRIVVMNHGHVEQVGSPQDVYDHPQTSFVYEFLGAANRLHGSVDRRGFVVDGAAQPIAVDAGFEGPALAYVRPHDLVLYREAAGGQCEGIALGVRRVVTLGGSVRVELEGRKRGGGETAADAPGAPVLEAELDREAWRELQLAVGDTVTAVPRSLRVFPARD; this is translated from the coding sequence ATGGGCATCACCGTTCGTAACTTGCATAAGCGCTTCGGCGATTTCACGGCGCTCGACAACGTGTCGCTCGACTTTCCGCCCGGCGAACTCGTCGCGCTGCTCGGGCCGTCCGGTTGCGGCAAGACCACGTTGTTGCGCGTGATCGCCGGTCTCGAGTTCGCGGACGACGGGCAGGTCGTGCTGCAAGGGCAGGACGTCGCCGAAGTCCGCGCGCGCGAGCGCCAGGTCGGCTTCGTGTTCCAGCATTACGCGCTGTTCCGGCATATGACCGTGTTCGAGAACGTCGCATTCGGTCTGCGCGTGAAGCCGCGCAACGAGCGGCCGTCCGAAGCGGCGATTCGCGAGAAGGTGCATGAACTGCTCAAGCTCGTGCAGCTCGACTGGCTTGCGCCGCGCTATCCGTCGGAGCTGTCGGGCGGGCAGCGGCAGCGTATCGCGCTGGCGCGCGCGCTCGCGGTCGAACCGAAGGTGCTGCTGCTCGACGAGCCGTTCGGCGCGCTCGACGCGAAAGTGCGCAAGGAGCTGCGCGGCTGGCTGCGCCGCCTGCACGACGATCTGCATATTTCGACGATCTTTGTCACGCATGATCAGGAAGAAGCGCTCGAAGTGGCGGACCGCATCGTCGTGATGAATCACGGGCATGTCGAGCAGGTCGGCAGCCCGCAGGATGTGTACGACCATCCGCAGACGTCGTTCGTCTACGAGTTTCTCGGCGCGGCGAACCGTCTGCACGGCAGTGTCGACCGGCGCGGCTTCGTCGTCGACGGCGCGGCGCAGCCGATCGCCGTCGATGCGGGCTTCGAGGGGCCGGCGCTCGCGTATGTGCGACCGCACGATCTCGTGCTGTATCGCGAGGCGGCGGGTGGGCAATGTGAGGGCATCGCGCTCGGCGTGCGGCGCGTGGTGACGCTTGGCGGGTCGGTGCGTGTCGAGCTCGAAGGGCGTAAGCGCGGCGGGGGGGAAACGGCGGCGGATGCACCCGGCGCACCGGTGCTCGAAGCGGAGCTTGATCGCGAAGCGTGGCGCGAATTGCAGCTTGCCGTCGGCGATACGGTGACCGCGGTGCCGCGTTCGCTGCGTGTGTTCCCGGCGCGGGATTGA
- the cysT gene encoding sulfate ABC transporter permease subunit CysT yields the protein MTTLTFRKPSALPGFGLTLGITVAYLSLVVLIPLASTFLKTATLDWSQFVRAVGSPRVLASYRLTFSAALGGALINAVFGFLVAWVLTRYTFPFKRVVDAIVDLPFALPTSVAGISLAAVYAGNGWIGRFLEPLGLKIAFTPLGVLVALTFIGLPFVVRTVQPVLEEFEREQEEAAACLGASRWLTFRRVILPAVFPALLTGFALAFARALGEYGSVIFIAGNVPMKSEITSLLIITKLEQYDYPGATAIAVVMLVVSFIMLLLINTLQWYLQRRTSRSASAPVPAAGHLPAATAHDGGAR from the coding sequence ATGACGACGTTGACCTTCCGCAAGCCGAGTGCGTTGCCGGGCTTCGGCCTGACGCTCGGTATCACGGTGGCGTATCTGAGCCTCGTGGTGCTGATCCCGCTTGCGTCCACGTTCCTCAAAACCGCAACGCTCGACTGGAGCCAGTTCGTGCGCGCGGTCGGTTCGCCGCGCGTGCTCGCGTCATACCGGCTCACGTTTTCCGCGGCGCTCGGCGGCGCATTGATCAACGCCGTGTTCGGTTTTCTCGTCGCGTGGGTGCTCACACGCTATACGTTTCCGTTCAAGCGCGTCGTCGATGCGATCGTCGATCTGCCGTTCGCGCTGCCGACCTCGGTGGCCGGCATCTCGCTTGCGGCCGTCTATGCGGGCAACGGCTGGATCGGCCGGTTTCTGGAGCCGCTCGGCCTCAAGATCGCGTTCACGCCGCTCGGCGTGCTCGTCGCGCTGACGTTTATCGGCTTGCCGTTCGTCGTGCGCACGGTGCAGCCCGTGCTCGAGGAGTTCGAACGCGAGCAGGAGGAAGCGGCCGCGTGCCTCGGCGCATCGCGCTGGCTGACCTTCCGGCGCGTGATCCTGCCGGCCGTGTTTCCGGCGCTGCTGACCGGCTTCGCGCTCGCTTTCGCGCGCGCGCTCGGCGAATACGGCTCGGTGATTTTTATCGCGGGCAATGTGCCGATGAAGTCGGAGATCACGTCGCTGCTGATCATCACGAAGCTCGAGCAGTACGACTATCCGGGCGCGACGGCGATCGCGGTCGTGATGCTGGTGGTGTCGTTCATCATGCTGCTGTTGATCAATACGCTGCAGTGGTATTTGCAGCGCCGTACGAGCCGCAGCGCATCGGCACCGGTGCCGGCCGCGGGCCATCTGCCGGCAGCCACGGCGCACGACGGAGGTGCGCGATGA
- a CDS encoding CysB family HTH-type transcriptional regulator — protein MNFQQLRFVREAVRQNMNLTEVANVLYTSQSGVSKQIKDLEDELGVDVFIRRGKRLTGLTEPGKAVHQLIERMLLDAENLRRVARQYADQDNGHLVVATTHTQARYALPKVIRQFTDVFPKVHLALRQGNPQQIAQMIINGEADLGISTEALDRYPDIVTFPCYSWHHVVVVPKDHPLVGRANLTLEEIAEFPIVTYDQDFTGRSHIDQAFTKVGAMPDVVLTAIDADVIKTYVELGMGVGIVAAMAFDPKRDSELVALDTQHLFEASTTRVGLRKGAFLRAYAYRLIEMFAPQLSEAEIAAQLRETA, from the coding sequence ATGAACTTCCAGCAGTTGCGCTTCGTGCGCGAGGCCGTGCGCCAGAATATGAACCTGACCGAAGTCGCGAACGTGCTCTACACGTCGCAGTCGGGCGTGTCGAAACAGATCAAGGACCTCGAGGACGAACTCGGCGTCGATGTGTTTATCCGGCGCGGCAAGCGTCTCACCGGCCTCACGGAGCCGGGCAAGGCCGTGCATCAGCTGATCGAGCGGATGCTGCTCGATGCGGAAAATCTGCGTCGCGTCGCACGGCAATATGCGGACCAGGACAACGGCCACCTCGTCGTCGCGACCACGCACACGCAGGCGCGCTACGCGCTGCCGAAAGTGATCCGCCAGTTCACCGACGTGTTTCCGAAAGTGCATCTGGCGCTGCGCCAGGGCAACCCGCAGCAGATCGCGCAGATGATCATCAACGGCGAAGCAGATCTCGGCATCTCGACCGAAGCGCTCGACCGCTACCCCGATATCGTGACGTTCCCGTGCTATTCGTGGCATCACGTCGTCGTCGTGCCGAAAGATCATCCGCTCGTCGGCCGCGCGAACCTGACGCTCGAAGAGATCGCCGAATTCCCGATCGTCACCTACGACCAGGACTTCACGGGCCGCTCGCATATCGACCAGGCATTCACGAAGGTCGGCGCGATGCCCGACGTCGTGCTGACCGCCATCGACGCGGACGTGATCAAGACTTATGTCGAACTCGGCATGGGCGTCGGCATCGTCGCGGCAATGGCGTTCGATCCGAAGCGCGACAGCGAACTCGTCGCGCTCGACACGCAGCATCTGTTCGAAGCGAGCACGACGCGCGTCGGCTTGCGCAAGGGCGCGTTTCTGCGCGCTTACGCGTACCGGCTCATCGAAATGTTCGCGCCGCAATTGAGCGAAGCGGAAATCGCGGCGCAATTGCGCGAGACGGCCTAA
- a CDS encoding 2-hydroxy-3-oxopropionate reductase, which produces MANIGFIGLGIMGAHMARNLLKGGHTLFVNGAYPVPDDLTRTATVVKDSTAVAQASDVIVIMVPDTPDVANVLFAADGVAAGLAKGKLVIDMSSISPLETQAFAKKINELGCDYLDAPVSGGEIGAREATLTIMVGGPQTAFDQAKPLFDLMGKNVTLIGDNGAGQTCKVANQIIVALNIEAVAEALLFAARSGADPERVRRALMGGFAASRILEVHGERMTKRTFNPGFRIELHQKDLNLALDGARKLGIALPHTASAQQLFSVCAANGGKAWDHSAMVRALEIMGNFEVAQAPASDAKAA; this is translated from the coding sequence ATGGCAAACATCGGTTTTATCGGCCTTGGCATCATGGGCGCGCATATGGCGCGCAACCTTCTGAAGGGCGGCCACACGCTGTTCGTGAACGGCGCGTATCCGGTGCCGGACGATCTGACCAGAACCGCGACCGTGGTCAAGGATTCGACGGCCGTTGCGCAGGCATCGGACGTGATCGTGATCATGGTGCCCGATACGCCCGACGTCGCGAACGTGCTGTTCGCCGCTGACGGCGTCGCGGCGGGCCTCGCCAAGGGCAAGCTCGTGATCGACATGAGCTCGATCTCGCCGCTCGAAACGCAGGCGTTCGCGAAGAAGATCAACGAACTCGGCTGCGACTATCTCGATGCGCCCGTGTCCGGCGGCGAAATCGGCGCGCGCGAGGCGACGCTGACGATCATGGTCGGCGGTCCGCAGACGGCCTTCGATCAGGCCAAGCCCCTCTTCGATCTGATGGGCAAGAACGTCACGCTGATCGGCGACAACGGCGCGGGCCAGACGTGCAAGGTCGCGAACCAGATCATCGTTGCGCTCAATATCGAGGCGGTTGCGGAAGCGCTGCTGTTCGCGGCGCGCTCGGGCGCGGACCCGGAGCGCGTGCGCCGCGCGCTGATGGGCGGCTTCGCGGCGTCGCGCATTCTCGAAGTGCACGGCGAGCGCATGACGAAGCGCACGTTCAACCCGGGCTTTCGCATCGAACTGCATCAGAAGGACCTGAACCTTGCGCTCGACGGCGCGCGCAAGCTCGGCATCGCGCTGCCGCATACGGCGAGCGCGCAGCAACTGTTCAGCGTCTGCGCGGCGAACGGCGGCAAGGCATGGGATCACTCGGCGATGGTGCGCGCGCTCGAGATCATGGGCAACTTCGAAGTCGCGCAGGCGCCGGCGAGCGACGCGAAGGCAGCCTGA
- the hyi gene encoding hydroxypyruvate isomerase, with translation MPKFAANLTMLFNEVPFLERFAAAANAGFDAVEFLFPYPYKTAELAERLQQNGLKLVLHNLPAGNWEAGERGIACLPDRVGEFQEGVGRAIEYAKALKVPQLNCLVGIPTAGVDADKARATIVDNLRFAAAELQKEGIRLLVEPCNSYDIPGFALNRSAEGLDVIRAVGSDNLFLQYDIYHMQRMEGELAATIKKNVASIAHIQLADNPGRNEPGTGEINYPFLFDLLDSLGYAGYIGCEYKPRTTTAEGLGWFRQAKSAHGAKATA, from the coding sequence ATGCCGAAATTCGCCGCAAACCTGACGATGCTGTTCAACGAAGTCCCGTTCCTCGAGCGCTTTGCCGCCGCGGCGAACGCGGGTTTCGACGCCGTCGAATTCCTGTTTCCGTATCCGTACAAGACGGCCGAACTCGCCGAACGCCTGCAGCAGAACGGCCTGAAGCTCGTGCTGCACAACCTGCCCGCCGGCAACTGGGAAGCCGGCGAACGCGGCATCGCATGCCTGCCCGATCGTGTCGGCGAGTTTCAGGAAGGCGTCGGGCGCGCGATCGAATACGCGAAGGCGCTGAAGGTGCCGCAATTGAACTGCCTCGTCGGTATTCCGACGGCCGGCGTCGATGCGGACAAGGCGCGCGCGACGATCGTCGACAACCTGCGTTTCGCCGCCGCCGAACTGCAGAAGGAAGGCATCCGGCTGCTCGTCGAGCCGTGCAACTCGTACGACATTCCGGGCTTCGCGCTGAACCGCTCCGCCGAAGGACTCGACGTGATCCGCGCGGTCGGCTCCGACAACCTGTTCCTGCAATACGACATCTATCACATGCAGCGCATGGAAGGCGAACTCGCCGCGACGATCAAAAAGAATGTCGCGTCGATCGCCCACATCCAGCTCGCCGACAATCCGGGGCGCAACGAACCGGGCACCGGCGAAATCAACTATCCGTTCCTGTTCGATCTGCTCGACTCGCTCGGCTACGCAGGCTATATCGGCTGCGAATACAAGCCGCGCACGACGACCGCCGAAGGACTCGGCTGGTTCCGGCAGGCGAAGTCGGCGCACGGCGCGAAAGCGACGGCGTAA